One window of Nymphaea colorata isolate Beijing-Zhang1983 chromosome 11, ASM883128v2, whole genome shotgun sequence genomic DNA carries:
- the LOC116264422 gene encoding B3 domain-containing transcription repressor VAL1-like isoform X4 has product MMSESTSPLKVCFNPQCRASGAEKWRKGWMLRSGEIVELCYRCGSAYEEQRFCEDFHADVAGWRNCETCGKRLHCGCIASVHRYYLLDAGGVECVICAKKNVPGVEQSLFRPPSWFPSLSHLDGLTDQSSKVWGQIPPTGSDLRQLQKLPLVWHYISQNSESYPGMRHPDAGNPSDRFPGKVCPATCSMEKKNVEDSHEKDSDNSHSTMKFHIYDNLGNRISDVGHDSSFVQEAYMDGLRDPSYIAGRKSNEAGKVISAEEFGRKKSVNVPTCEPQDSYLNIKHLPSLLKDGISNVSGPSLPFSRETNLKHSNDPQQQGYLQSSQKQYFSTCHAGLGSSKETQSQVSSISSYTDGKVKNQSILSRYCPRITAQELQKISGNSNSVVTPLFEKMLSASDAGRVGRLVLPKKCAEAYFPAISHPEGLPLRIQDANGKEWVFQFRFWPNNNSRMYVLEGVTSCIQSMQLQAGDIVTFSRIDPEGKLVMGFRKASSTLSHQDGRSLENQNGEVPNRIGACNEVVTALPAYSAKVAFDSTGDSSRGQIGPISVVSYLDKTSKQKASSGSAAFSLDKRKKGTCGSKRKRLSVDDKSAAKMKPTWEEAQKLLQPPPNHSPTIVVIEGHEFEEYEEPPVFGNRPIFAAKELGSSCSSAREISAEQLQGHPAKSGERGRMWRSVS; this is encoded by the exons AT GATGTCGGAGAGCACTTCTCCTTTGAAGGTTTGCTTCAACCCGCAGTGCCGCGCTTCCGGAGCGGAGAAATGGCGGAAGGGGTGGATGCTGAGGTCCGGTGAGATCGTGGAGCTTTGCTACCGCTGCGG TTCTGCATATGAAGAACAGAGATTCTGTGAAGATTTTCATGCTGATGTTGCTGGGTGGAGGAACTGCGAAACATGTGGAAAG CGTTTGCATTGTGGGTGCATTGCTTCAGTTCACAGATACTATCTTCTTGATGCCGGTGGAGTAGAATGTGTCATTTGTGCCAAAAAAAATGTACCTGGTGTG GAACAGAGCCTGTTCAGACCACCATCTTGGTTTCCTTCTCTGTCTCACCTTGATGGCCTGACAGATCAGTCTTCGAAGGTATGGGGTCAGATTCCACCGACAGGATCTGATCTCAGACAGCTACAGAAACTGCCCCTTGTTTGGCACTATATATCCCAGAATTCTGAGTCATATCCAGGGATGAGACATCCTGATGCTGGAAATCCAAGTGATAGATTTCCAGGTAAAGTGTGCCCTGCAACCTGCTccatggagaagaagaatgtcGAAGACTCCCATGAAAAGGATTCAGACAACAGTCACAGTACCATGAAGTTCCATATTTATGATAATCTTGGCAATAGGATTTCAGATGTTGGTCACGATAGCTCTTTCGTTCAGGAGGCATATATGGATGGTTTGAGGGATCCTAGCTACATTGCAGGAAGAAAGAGCAATGAAGCTGGAAAAGTTATTTCTGCAGAGGAGTTTGGAAGGAAAAAATCTGTTAATGTTCCTACATGTGAACCACAGGATTCATATCTCAATATAAAACATTTACCTAGCTTGTTGAAAGATGGCATTTCAAATGTTTCTGGTCCTTCTCTGCCTTTCTCAAGGGAAACCAATTTGAAACATTCAAATGATCCTCAACAACAGGGATACTTACAATCGTCGCAGAAGCAATACTTTTCTACCTGCCATGCAGGTCTAGGGTCTTCTAAGGAGACACAAAGTCAAGTTAGCTCTATCAGCTCTTACACTGATGGAAAGGTGAAAAATCAGTCAATACTTTCTCGATACTGCCCAAGGATCACTGCTCAagagcttcagaaaatatccGGAAA ctcaaattctGTTGTCACTcctttatttgagaaaatgttaaGTGCTAGCGATGCAGGTCGTGTAGGACGCCTAGTGCTACCAAAAAAATGTGCAGAG GCATACTTCCCAGCAATTTCACATCCTGAAGGATTGCCTCTTAGAATTCAAGATGCAAATGGAAAGGAATGGGTATTCCAGTTTCGATTTTGGCCTAACAATAACAGCAGGATGTATGTGTTAGAAGGTGTAACATCTTGCATTCAGTCTATGCAGCTGCAAGCTGGTGATATAG TAACATTTAGTCGGATAGATCCAGAAGGGAAACTTGTCATGGGATTCAGGAAGGCTTCAAGTACTCTGTCTCATCAG gATGGGCGCTCACTGGAGAACCAGAATGGTGAAGTTCCTAACAGGATTGGAGCATGCAATGAAGTTGTGACTGCACTTCCTGCTTATTCTGCAAAAGTAGCATTTGATTCAACCGGTGATTCATCACGTGGCCAGATTGGACCAATTAGCGTTGTCTCTTATTTGGATAAAACAAGCAAGCAAAAAGCTTCTTCAGGTTCAGCAGCTTTTTCgcttgataaaagaaaaaaaggaacctgTGGTTCCAAAAGGAAACGGCTTTCTGTTGATGACAAGAGTGCTGCAAAGATGAAACCAACATGGGAGGAAGCACAAAAACTGCTACAACCACCTCCCAACCATTCTCCCACTATTGTAGTTATTGAGGGGCATGAATTTGAGGAGTATGAG GAACCTCCAGTTTTTGGAAATCGACCTATATTTGCTGCCAAAGAGTTGGG ATCATCATGTTCATCAGCTCGGGAAATTTCTGCAGAACAACTACAGGGTCATCCTGCAAAGTCCG